AGATGCCGACAAGACCTACGCGCTGTATCTGAACGTCATGCGTCCGGGCAAGAAAATCACGCCGCATAACCACACGACGTGGGCCTGCATCGCGGCGGTCGACGGCGTGGAATACAACTACGTCTACCGCCGCACGGACGATGGCAAGACGCCCGGCGTTGGCACGCTCGAAGTGAGCGACACCGTCGTGGTCGATCCTGGTCACGGCATTGCGCTGGCCTCGGAAGACATTCACGCGGTCGAGATCAAGGGCGAAGCGCCGATTCGTCACCTGCACATGTACGGCCGTGCGCTGGAAACGCTCACCGAGCGCATCACCTTCGACCTTGCCAAGGGCACGTATCAAGTGATGGACATCGGCGTGAAAACCCGCCGCTGATCGTGCAGTGACCGCCGGGAAAGACCGGCGGCGAATTTCCTGACGGCGCGAATCCGTTTCGCGCTACCCGCATCACACCGCCCTCGTGGGCGGTGCGGGCCTGCTCATCCCTACGCTTTGGCAAAGGCCGGGCGAAACCTGACAACGACGCAACGCTATGACCTCGTTCACTCCTCAATTTGTGCCGCCCACCCGTCTCAAGGAATGGCTGCACGATGGCGCCGAGATCGCCGTGTTCGACGTGCGCGAGCACGGCCAGTACGGTGAGGCGCACCTCTTCTACGGCGTGACGCTGCCTTACAGCCGTCTCGAACTCGATATCGTGCGGCTGGCCCCGCGTCGCGGCACCCGCGTGGTGCTCTACGACACCGACGCGAGTGTCGCCGTGCTGGCGGCGCAACGGCTGGCCGCACTCGGCTACACCGATGTGTCCGTGCTCGAAGGCGGCACCAATGCCTGGCAACAGGCGGGCTTCACGCTGTTCGCCGGGGTCAACGTGCCGTCGAAGACATTCGGCGAACTGGTGGAGATGGCGTATCACACGCCGCGCGTCACCGCTCGCGAACTGGCGGCGATGCGCGAACGCGGCGACGATCTGGTGATTCTCGACGGACGCCCCGTCAGCGAATATCTGAAGATGACGATTCCGTCGTCGATCTGCTGTCCGAACGGCGAACTCGGCTATCGCATCCGGGAGCTGGTGCCGAACCCCACGACGCCCATTGTCGTGAACTGCGCCGGACGCACGCGCAGCATCATCGGCGCACAGACGCTCATCAACCTTGGCATTCCCAATCCGGTGATGGCGCTGGAGAACGGCACGCAGGGCTGGTATCTGGAAGACCTGCCCCTGGAGCATGGCAGCACGCGCCGCTACCCGGACGTAGTGACGCCGTCGAGCCTTGCGCAAATGCGCGAAGCGAGCAGCGCGCTGGCCGAGCGATTTGCCGTGCCGGAGGTCGACGCCGCCACGTTGGCGCAGTGGGCATCGGACACGTCGCGTTCGTTGTTCCTGTGCGACGTGCGCACGCCCGAAGAATTCGCCGCCGGCTCGCTGCCGGGGGCGCAGCACACGCCGGGCGGTCAGTTGATTCAGGCGACGGATCAGTATGTGGGCGTGCGTCACGCGCGTGTGGTGCTGTTCGATAACGATGGGGTGCGTGCCCCTATCGTCGCAAGCTGGTTGCGTCAGTTGGGTCACGATGCCTACGTGCTGCGCGACGGTCTTGCCAGTGGCGCGTCGCTGCCGGCAAGCGAGTCGGTCGTTGGCACGACATTGCCGGAAATCGACGTGGCAACGCTGGCTGCCGCGCTCGCCGAGGGCACCGTTACCGTGGTCGATGTGCGTCCGAGCATGAGCTACCGTCGCGCGCATGTGGCTGGCGCACAGTGGGCGATTCGTCCTCATCTGCCGACGCTGCCGGCGTCGCGTAACATCGTGCTCATCGCAGAGGAACGCGGTATCGCGGAACTGTTCGCGGCCGACTGGCGTCTTGAGCACGCCGGCGATTCGCGTGCGGTCTCGGTGCTCGCGGGCGGCTTCAAGGCATGGGCCGCTGCCGGTCTCGCCGTCGAGAGCACGCCCGATCTGCCGCCGGATGCCGAGTGCATCGACTACCTGTTCTTTGTCCATGATCGCCACGACGGCAACAAGGCGGCGGCACGTCAGTATCTGGCGTGGGAGACGGGCCTGCTCGCACAGCTCGACGAACAGGAGCGCGGGGCTTTCCGTATTGGTGAGTCCGCCGCCGCGCAGTAAGCTCTGAGCTCGGCGTGCGCGTCCCGATGCGAACGCCGGGACGCCACCTCCGAATCGTTCGAATCGTTATCAGTCACGCCCCCCGATCATGTCCCGACAATCGTCTCCCAAACGTCTCGCCACCCGCCTGGTCAAGGGCGGCACGCATACCACCGTCGTTGGCGGCCGCGCCGTCAATCCGCCGGTGGTGCGCGCGTCCACCGTGTTGTTCGACTCGATGGACGACCTGAACGACGCTCGCCGTCGTCGCGGCACCGAGCGCATGTTCACCTACGGCGCACGCGGCAACCCGACCGGCTTCGCGCTGGAGGATGTCGTGGCCGATCTGGAGGGCGGCTATCGCACGCGACTCTTCCCGACGGGACTCGCGGCGATCTCGATGGTGTTTCTGGCTTACGTGCGTCCGGGCGACCATGTGTTGATCTCGGACTGCGTGTATCAGCCGTTGCGGCACTTCGTCGAGACGTTTCTCAAGCCGTGGGGCGTGCACGTGACCTACTTCCGCGCCGACGGCAGCGATGCGGACGAGCATTTCACTGCGCGCACGAAGTTGATCTATGTGGAAGCGCCAGGCTCGCTCGTCTACGAGATGTGCGACATTCCGGCGCTGGCCGATCTGGCGCATCGTCACGGTGCGTTGCTGGTGGCCGATAACACCTGGGGCTCGGGCGTGCAGTGCCGTCCGCTCATGCTGGGGGCCGACGTGTCGATCATGGCCGCGACGAAATACCTGAGCGGGCACTCGGACGTGATGATGGGTACCGTCACCACCACGCAGGAGGTCTGGCAGACGCTCTCCACCATGGCCGACGCGCAGGGCGTGGCGGTGAGTCCCGACGATGCCTATCTCGTGCTGCGCGGTACGCGCACGCTGGCCGCGCGTTTGCAGATGCACGAACGCCATGCGCTGGAGATTGCCCACTGGCTCGAGAGCCTCCCCGACGTGGCGCGTGTGTTCTGCCCGGCGCTGCCGACGCATCCCGGCCACGCGTTGTGGCAGCGCGATTGCCTCGGCACGAACGGCCTCCTCTCGTTCGAGTTTGCGAACGCCACGACGGCGCAGGCGGATCGCTTTGTCGACGCGCTTGAGCTGTTCGGCATCGGCGCGTCGTGGGGCGGTTTCGAGAGTCTGGCGACGGTCACGAACGTTGCCGGCACGCGTACTTGCGAGGACTGGTCGTCTGCGGGGCCGATCGTGCGCCTGCACATCGGTCTCGAAGATCCGCAGGATCTGATCGACGATATGACGGCAGCGCTCGAGCGCGTCTTCGGGCAGCCGTCCCGCGTGGGCTGACGGGACGTCGGCATATCGGCGCGTTGGCGCATCGACGCGCGCTCGGGTTCGCTTCGATGAAACGGGCGATGGTCTCGATCTCGCCGGACGAGATCACTCTCGCGAGGCGGCCGTGGCGCGTGTGCCGCCATCGAGCGTCGTCAGGATGTGATGCGCTGCGCGAATGCGCTCGTCCATCGGGTAGTTCTTGTTCGCCAGCAACACAATGCCCATCTGCTTCGACGGCACGAAGGCGACGTAGGTGCCGAATCCGTTTGTCGATCCCGTCTTGTTGATCCAGACGACGGACGTCGGCGCCATCGGCGGCGAGAGTTCCCGGGCGGGCGTCGGTTCATACGCCATGTGGTTCGCGTTGCCTTCGAGCAGTGCATCGACGCCGACGGGATACGGATACTGTTCCCAGATCAGGTCCTGCGTCATCGGCTTGTCGAAGAAATAGCCGGTGTGCGTTGCCTGAATGGCCTTTCGCAACGACTCGTCGCGCACTGGTCCGCCGAGGTTGGCCTGCACGAATTGCAGCAGGTCGCTCGCGGTGGTTTTTACCCCGTAGGCTTCCTGCTCGAACACGCCCGGGTTGACGCGAATCGGCTTGCCATCCTTCCCGTAGCCCCATGCGTAATTCGCCTGTTGATCTTCCGGCACGCGGATGAAGGTGTGCTTCAGATCCAGTGGCTTGAAGACATGTTCGGTGACGAGCGTGGAGAAGTCGCCATGCATGGCGCGCGCGGTGATCCAGCCCAGCGCGCCGATACTGACATTCGAATAGGTGCGCACGGTGCCCGTCGGTTGCGCCGGTTTCCATGCCTTGAAGTATTGGACGATCTGGTCGGTGTTGTGGATATCGTCCGGCACTTGCAGCGGCATGCCGCCAGTCGTGTGCGTGCCGAGATTCATCAACTTCACGTCGCCGAAGGGCGTGCCGGCCAGTTCAGGCACGAAGCGACTCGTCTTGTCGTCGAGCGAGAGTGCGCCGGTCGTTTGCGCGTAAGCCGCGAGCGTAGCGGTGAAGGTCTTGCTGACCGAGCCGATTTCAAAAAGCGTGTCGGGCGTGACGGGCTTCCTGGTAGCTTTGTCGGCTACGCCATAGTCGAAGACGTAGGTATGTCCGTCGAAGACGATGCCCACGGCCATGCCCGGAACGTTCTGCCGGGCCATGAGCGGCGTGATCGTGTTGTCGACCAGCGACTTGATCTCCGCCTGCCGTGGGTCGGCGGGCGCTGCGGCAGCGGGCTCGGCAGCGTAGCTGCGTGCACTGAATGCCATCCAGCCAATGGCAGCCGTGGCCGCAAGCGCGGCACAAAGGGTGAGGTAGGGTTTGGTCATCGATGGTCGTCTCCGTGAAGGGCGTAGCACGCACAAGCGGCGGCAGCCCGACTGCGTGCGGGGGATGCGGTCAGCCATGCCCGAAGCGTAAACCCAAATCGATGCCTGCCTGAAGGCTATCGACGTAACTGACGTAACCGACGTAATGCGCGCAACGAAGTATCGGGCGCAGGTGTCAGGGTCTCGTCGCCGGCAACGTGGCCCAGATGCATTCAGACGAAAAAAAGCCGCTCTCACGGAGCGGCAGCACGCTGAAATCAAACGGGGGGAACCGCTTTTCAGCGCGTGGGGTTGTCGGTCGTGGCCTTACGCCGGTTCGAGTTCGCGGCTATGGGCTTCGCGCATGATGCGGATGGCTTCGGCCGAGATCATGGCGTCGGCGTTGAGCGGCGGCACATCACCGAACAGCGGACGGTAGACGAAGTCGCCCACGTCCATCGTCTCGCCCGTCAACGCGCAAACGCCCGGATGATGGGCGCGGCGGATGCGCCAGATCTGCGCACCGTAGTTGCCGCCCATCGCGTCGTTCCACGACACGGTGATCGTCAGTTCGCTGGAAATTTCCAGCACCCGGACGATGGGAGCGCGTCGCGTGTAGGGAATGACCGGCTGGCACACGACAGGCTCGGCATCGAGCATCGCAACGGTGTGCTGCCAGACGCCCTGAGTGCGCGAGGCACTGCGCGATGTGCGCGGGGTACGGGAGGTCGGGGAGGTTCCCGGGGCGCGGCTGCTGCCGCTTCGGTTGGGGCAATTGGTTCGGTCGCTTCGCATGATCAGGCCAGCCGGATGCGCGGCCCGCGAAGGCCGCCGAGTTTTTCCGCGCCAAGCAACACGGTCGCGCGGGCGAACCCGTGCAATGCCTGCTGATGACGCCGATACAACATGGCGTGGCTCCACTGCGCAAACTGTCCGCGCACGATGCCACCTTTGAAAAAGCCGAATCGTCCCAGCGTGCCGAACGCGTTGTAGTCAGACAGCGAAACCAACGCGCCGGGATCGCGATAGGCGAACGGCGGAATTGCGCGGCCTTCGAGCCACGCACCGAAATGACGGCCCAGATGCGCCGCCTGTTGTGTCGCCACCTGAGCCGTCGGCGGCAACGCGCTCTCACCTTGTGCGGGGGTGAGCGATGCGCAGTCGCCGAGCGCGAAAATTCGCTCGTCCTGCGCGGTTTGCATCGTATTGCGCACCACGATCTGATCGGCCTCGTTGGTGGTCAGGCCACCGATGCCCTTCAGGCAATCAGGGGCTTTCACGCCCGCCGCCCAGACCAGCAGATCGCCGGGAATCAACTGACCGTCGTCGCGATAAAAGCCGTCGCGATCCGCACACACGATGCGGGTGTCCGTCAGCACGCGAAAACCCAGACGCTCCAACTGTGCCTGTGACGCCTCGCAAACATCAGGCGGAAATGCGCCCAGCACACGCGGGCCGCGCTCGACGAGCGTGAGTTTCAGACGCTCGCAAATCTGGGGATCGCCGTATCCGGCGGCCAGCGCAAAGGTGCGGCTCAGCTCGGCGGCAAGTGCTACGCCGGTGGTGCCACCGCCAGCGATCACGACACGCAGCGCGTCGTCGTTCACGGCACTGCGTAACGCCTCGCAACGCAGCGCGTCATGAAAAGCCTCGGCCTGCGGCTGACTGTCGATGAAATGACAGACGTCGCGCACGCCGGGCAGACAGGCGTCGTCGGCTTGCGAGCCGAGCGCGAGCACCAGCGCGTCGTAGGGTACGCGGCGCTCGCTCAGCAGGCGGGTGCCGTCGGGCGCTTCCATTTCCTCCAGCACGATCTCCCGGTGCGCACGGTCCAGTCCGCACATGCGCCCTGCCTGATACGTGAAGCCGTTGCTGCACGCATGGGCCAGATACGCCACCTGGGTGTGCGTGACATCACGCGTGCCGGCCGCCACGGTATGCAGCATCGGCTTCCAAAGGTGGGTAGGATGGCTGTCGACAAGTGTCACGCGCGCAGTCCCGGCGCGTCCGAGCGTGCGGCCCAGACGCGTTGCCAGCTTGAGGCCGGCGATACCGCCACCGACAATCACGATTCGGTTTGCGCGAGACATTCGGGGGGAAAATGTCAAATTCAACAAGTGATGAATAAGCGCATAATAGCGACCGTGGCCCCAGCGTGTCAAATAGCAAACGTCTGGGCAGGCAGGCGCGTTCGGGTCGGGTAGACTTGGCGCATTGCTGTCGCGAATTCGACCACCCCATCGTTCAATGACTCCAAACAAAGCTGTCTCGCAAGCCGCACCGCCCCGAAAACGCACCCGTGGACGCCCCACATGCGACTGCACGCATGGTGCCGACGCGTTGTTGCTCAACGCCAGACGTATTTTTGCGCAACGAGGGTTCTATGCGAGCAGCGTGCGGCAGATCGCGGAGGCGTCGGGTGTCGACGCGGCGCTGATCTCGCACCACTTCGGCTCGAAAGAGGCGCTGTGGGTCGCGGTCGTCGATCAGATTGCCGCGATCACGCGCTCGCTCATCGAGCAGACCGATGCCCTGCAACATGCGCCACTGCCGCCGGCCGAGCGTATCGAACAGGCCGTGCGCGTGTTCGTGGAAGTGGTCTTCGAGAATCCGGACGTCGGCATGTTCTTCTCGACCGCGGCCACCGAAGAGGGCGAGCGGCTCGACATTCTCACGCAGCGGCTCGTGCGTCCGTATCGCGATGCGATGGTGCCGCTCGTGGCCGATTGGCTCGAAGCGCAGAAGCGTCCCGTGGAAGACGCCGACGTGATGTTCTTCATGCTCACGTCCGCCATCAGCAAGACGGTGTCGTATCGCCACATGATGGGGCCGTTCCTGCCGCCCGAAGGCATGGCCGATCTCAAGCGCACCGTGCTCGACTGTGCGATGGCGCTGATCCGGCAGTGATCCGCCGGTCAAGGGGAATGGGGGAATACAGGCGTCGTATAAGATAGCGCCCGGGCCGACTCCCGGCCCGTTTTCTTTGTTACGGTGCCCCCCTATGTCGAACGAAATCAAGCGTCTGTACACCAACGCTCGCATGAGCCAGATCGTGATCGCCAACGGCGTGGTGTATCTGGCCGGTCAGGTGCCCGATACGGCCGACCTGTCGGTCACGGAGCAGACCACCCAGGTCCTCGCCCGCATCGATGCGTTGCTCGCGGACGCTGGCGTCAACAAGTCGCGTTTGCTGACGGCCAACATCTGGTTGTCCGATGCCAAGCACTTCGCCGAATTCAATGCCGTGTGGGACGCCTGGGTGCCCGAAGGCCACGCGCCGACGCGTGCCTGCGTGCAATCGCCGCTGATGCGCGCCGGCCTCGAAGTCGAAATCGCCGTGACCGCACTGGCGTAATGTCTATCTGCCGCAACGCCCATGACGTTCGACGTGTTCGACGCCCTTGGGCCATGGGCCGATGAGATAACCACGGCCCTTATTGCGGCATCTCTTCCGACGAATCGGTGCTTGGCGCTTGCACGGCGTCTGCACCGGCTTCGGTATCGTCACCGCCGATCACGCTGATCTCGAACAACGACTTGCCCGCGAGCGAGCGCACCTCCCGATCTTCCGGATAGGTCTTGAGCAACGGCAGGATCACCGAGCCGCCAATGACGTTGCGACGGCTGTTATCCGCAGGCGAAAGCCCCCACACGTTCTGATAGGTCATCGGCACACTGGCGCCGTCGCGCTGCGCATTGCCCAGATACAGCATGATGTGGCCGTTGATGTGGATCAGCGTCATCAGCGGGCGGCCGCGCTCGGCGAGTGTGCGCAGTCGCGTATCGATGTCGGCCGTGCGCAGATCGGTGCGTTGGCCCGCGCGTAGCTGATCGGACGAATGTCGTGGCAGCCACACGCCGAAGGGGGCGAAAAGACTGCGCGTCTCTGCCGAGCAATCGTTATAGAACAGCGTGTTACCCCAGCCGTAGGGGCGTCCGATCTGCTGCTTCATCACCTGAGCCATATGACGCGGCGTCAGCGCCCACGGCATCGGCACGATGGTCGATGTGTCGAGCACAATGGTGCGAATCTGCGCATGTCGTTCAATGTCGGCCACGGGGAACATCGCCACTTGCCGTGCGTCGCGCGAGGGCATCAGCGGCAGCACCGTGCCGATCGGCGCGAACGTGCGGTAGATGGGCACACCCGCACCGGCGGCGCCGGATGACACGTCGGCCAGCGCGGTGTCGGCACGCACGATCGCACCGAGGCTGCGCTGCGCCGCGTTACGCCAGGTCGCAACGAATCGCTCGTCGACCGACGCCACGGTGCGGGCATCCACCCATCCGATCAGATCGGGCGAATAGACGAGCAGCCATGCGCCGTCGGCGCTGCGCGCGAGCGTGTACACCGGTGTGCCGGGGCGCAGTGCGGAGTCTTGCAGTGCATCGAACGGATAGCCCTCGCCGGCTTCACGGAAATCGTAGAACGCCGGATCGGCGCTCGGCAGCTGGCGCACAAGCGCATTGTCGACGGTGATGCCGCGACGTCGCGGATCGTATTGCCATGCCGCGTGATCCGCATTGAGTTGCGCCAGCGCCATGTTGGCTTCGATGGCGCGAATCCATGCGGCAGTGTGCGGCTGAAAATTCTCTCCGTAGGTCGTGCGCACGCCGGGCGCGCTGTTGTCGAAACGTCTGACACGACGGCCTTGCGAATCGGCGATCTGCCGGGCACCGGCGGCATTGAGCAGCGAGTTTGAGAGCCATGCGCCGTTCCACGGCGACGGGTCGCGCGGTGCGGTGCCGAAGTAGCGCGCACGGAACGCGTCGAAGCGTCGGCTTTGTGCTTGCTCGGAGAGGAGCGGTTGATCGTAGCCGGGGTCGTCTGGGCGAATCCAGTGATCGACGGTCTGATCGTAATGCTCGATGGGGAAGCGGCTGAGGTTGCCGCGCGCGGCCGTGGTGATCGCGCCGGACGGCGGTGGCGCCGTGACGCTTTGGGGAGCACCCGCACAGGCGGCGAGCAAGAGGAGCGGCAGGAGTGGCGCGAAGAAGGCGGCGCGGCGGTGGGTACGGCCCGCGACGTTGCCTGCTGCCTCGTGCGAGGCCGCGCGCAGTGTGGCGCTGCGCGCCGCAAGGATTGCACTCATGTCGTGCGAAAGAGAGCCCGGATGCCGCCATGCTACTCCATCGCACCAGGCGCGATCCCGGGTGCCCGCAACACGCGAACGCCCCGGGATCTGCCGACGCGTTTTACCAGCGCGCCGTCACACTGCCGAGCACCGTGCGGCCGGTGCCGTAGTAGCACTGCACCGTGGTGTTGCAGCCTGCCACATAAGTGCGGTCGAACAGGTTGGTCGCGTTGAGTTGCACACGCCAGCGCCAGCCGATGTCGGCATGCAGCGAGGCGTCGACGAGCGTGACGCCCGGTACCGAGAACGAGTTGGCCGTGTCGCCTGCCGTCTGACCCAGATAGCGCACGCCTGCGCCTGCGCCGAGCTTCACGTCGCCGACATTGCCGAAGTTGTAGTCGGCCCAGAACGACGCCATGTTGCGCGGCACGCCATAGGGGCGCTTACCCAGATCGCTGTTGTTGCTGCGAGTGACTTCGACGTCCTGATACGTGTAGCTCGCGACCACGTTGAGCCTGTTCGTCAGGCTCATGCGGGCTTCGAGTTCCGCCCCGCGCGAGCGCACTTCGCCCGTTTGAATCGTGTTGCGCGTGTTGGCCGGATCGGCGGTCGAGACATTTTGCTGGGTCAGGTTGAACAGCGACGCGGTGAAGATCGCATTGGTGTTCACCGGCTGGTACTTGATGCCGATTTCGTATTGCTGACCCGTCGTGGGCTTGAGCGGATCGCCCGCGAGGTTGGTCGAGAGCGTGGGCAGGAACGACGTCGAATAGCTGAAGTACGGCGACAGGCCGATGGCCGACTCGTACAGCAGACCGGCGCGCCAGGTGAACTTGTTCGGCGTTTGCTTCACCGACGTCTTGTTGATGTTGTTGTCGGTCGTCGACCACGTGAAATCTTCGCGTCCACCCAGCGTGAGATACCAGCGGTCCCAGCGCATCTGATCCTGCAAATACAGACCGAGCTGCGTTTGTGTCTGGTCGGTGCTTGTCGTGGGGTTGGCGGGCAACACGCCCTTCACGCCGTAGACCGGTGCGTAGAGATCGAGCGACGGTGCCGTGCCCGTCCACACGCGATTCAGGAAACGCTGCGTCTGGAAATCGACGCCCCCGACGACCTTGTGCGCCACGGGGCCGGTTTTGGTGTCGTATTGCACGTTGTTATCGAGCTGCCAGCCGTTAAGGATCGGCGCGGCCTGATAAGCCGTGCGTTGCAACGTGCGTTGATCGGCCAGCAGTGCCGTGCCATAGATCGACTTGTAGTCGAGATCCATGTGCGTGAAGCGCGCGGTCGAGCGAAATTGCAGGGCGTCGTTCAGGCGATGCTCGAAGCGGTAGCCGGTGGCGACCTGCGTTTTGCGATAGCGATCGAACGCCGGGTCGCCGGTGAGCAGGTCGCGGTCGATGCGGCCCCAGCGCGAGGGATTCACCATGCCGAGCGCCGGGCCATAGCTGACCGACGAGCCCATGTTGTCCTGCATGTAGTTCACGAACCACGTGAGGCTCGTCTGCGCATTGGGACGCCACGTAATCGACGGTTGAAGCATGATGCGGTCGTCGCTCACGTTATCGGTCTGCGAATTCGAGAGACGCCCGAGTCCTGTGATGCGGTACAGCAGCGTGCCGTCTTCGTTGGCCGGCCCGGTCATGTCGACGCGCAACTGACGTCGATCGAAGGTGCCGTAGTCGACGCCGATTTCGCGATACGGCTCAGCGCTTGGCGCCTTGCTCACGAGATTGACGAGACCGCCGAGGTTGCCTGCGCCATAGAGGATGGAACTCGGACCGCGCAGCACTTCCACGCGCTCGAGCGTGTACGGATCGACGCGAATGGCGGCGTAGCTGCCCGGACGGTTGGCAATCTGCGGCACGCGCAGGCCATCCCAGTAGACGTCGGCATTGAAGCCGCGAATGTAGAACCAGTCGGCGCGGGTGTCGCTGCCATACGGGTCGGCGTTCACGCCGGCGGCGTACTTGAGCGCGTCGGTCACGGTCTGCACGGCCTGATCGTTCATCTGATCGCGCGGGATCACGCTGATC
This window of the Pandoraea fibrosis genome carries:
- a CDS encoding TonB-dependent siderophore receptor, whose product is MSSHVSHTPMRAARVRTLVRAETANARRAVTLAASTLFALSALTALSAYAQSAGGSAAPATAARAAQSLHIPAGSLQQGLVAFAQQTGLMISYDAAQIADKRTAGVSGTYTPSLGLAILIEGTGLQASGQPNGGYLIAPGASAAAGATGAAVALPQTNVNARAERDVARGPVVGYVAQRSDTATKSDTSIMTTSQSISVIPRDQMNDQAVQTVTDALKYAAGVNADPYGSDTRADWFYIRGFNADVYWDGLRVPQIANRPGSYAAIRVDPYTLERVEVLRGPSSILYGAGNLGGLVNLVSKAPSAEPYREIGVDYGTFDRRQLRVDMTGPANEDGTLLYRITGLGRLSNSQTDNVSDDRIMLQPSITWRPNAQTSLTWFVNYMQDNMGSSVSYGPALGMVNPSRWGRIDRDLLTGDPAFDRYRKTQVATGYRFEHRLNDALQFRSTARFTHMDLDYKSIYGTALLADQRTLQRTAYQAAPILNGWQLDNNVQYDTKTGPVAHKVVGGVDFQTQRFLNRVWTGTAPSLDLYAPVYGVKGVLPANPTTSTDQTQTQLGLYLQDQMRWDRWYLTLGGREDFTWSTTDNNINKTSVKQTPNKFTWRAGLLYESAIGLSPYFSYSTSFLPTLSTNLAGDPLKPTTGQQYEIGIKYQPVNTNAIFTASLFNLTQQNVSTADPANTRNTIQTGEVRSRGAELEARMSLTNRLNVVASYTYQDVEVTRSNNSDLGKRPYGVPRNMASFWADYNFGNVGDVKLGAGAGVRYLGQTAGDTANSFSVPGVTLVDASLHADIGWRWRVQLNATNLFDRTYVAGCNTTVQCYYGTGRTVLGSVTARW